The Pseudarthrobacter sp. NS4 genome includes a window with the following:
- a CDS encoding MazG nucleotide pyrophosphohydrolase domain-containing protein — protein MEALTHASLVEYLLEEAYEVAETIESGNPDAELQGELGDVLLQVVLHARLAEERGAFTFDDVARGLGAKMIRRNPHVFRPDGSLQESFPATVDEIVRKWDAVKRAENPARTNSFEGIPQALPALARARKSVDRAARAGMPLPPAVPIPETEEELGEQLLAVVRSAHEAGLDAERALRGAVRRYQQGTP, from the coding sequence ATGGAGGCGCTGACCCACGCCTCGCTGGTGGAATACCTCCTCGAGGAGGCCTATGAAGTCGCCGAGACCATCGAATCCGGGAATCCCGACGCCGAACTGCAGGGCGAGCTGGGCGATGTCCTGCTCCAGGTGGTGCTGCACGCCCGCCTCGCCGAGGAGCGCGGGGCCTTTACGTTCGACGACGTCGCCCGCGGCCTGGGTGCCAAAATGATCCGCCGGAACCCGCACGTCTTCCGGCCGGACGGTTCCCTACAGGAGAGCTTTCCCGCGACCGTTGACGAGATCGTTCGGAAATGGGATGCCGTCAAGCGTGCAGAAAATCCGGCACGCACCAATAGCTTTGAGGGGATTCCGCAGGCGCTTCCGGCCTTGGCCCGGGCCCGGAAGTCAGTGGACCGCGCAGCCCGCGCGGGCATGCCGCTGCCTCCGGCAGTGCCCATCCCTGAAACGGAGGAGGAGCTCGGTGAGCAGCTCCTCGCCGTCGTACGTTCAGCCCATGAGGCTGGACTGGACGCCGAGCGCGCCCTCCGCGGCGCTGTGCGCCGTTACCAGCAGGGGACACCCTAG
- the eno gene encoding phosphopyruvate hydratase, whose amino-acid sequence MALIDAIHAREILDSRGNPTVEVEVLLSDGQIGRAAVPSGASTGEHEAVELRDGDKGRYLGKGVQKAVDAIIDQIAPALTGFDATDQRSIDQAMLDLDGTPNKGKLGANAILGVSLAVANAAAASADLPLYKYLGGPNAHVLPVPLMNILNGGSHADSDVDIQEFMVVPLGAETFSEGLRWGVEVYHALKSVLKEKGLATGLGDEGGFAPNLPSNRAALDLIQEAIKNAGYTPGKDIALALDVASSEFFTDGAYQFEGKSLSSAEMSAYYTELVADYPLVSIEDPLDENDWDGWKTLTDAIGDKVQLVGDDLFVTNPSILQRGIDTKTANSLLVKVNQIGSLTETLDAVSLAQRAGYTTITSHRSGETEDTTIADISVATNAGQIKTGAPARSERVAKYNQLLRIEEELDDAARYAGRSAFPRFKG is encoded by the coding sequence ATGGCGCTTATCGATGCCATCCACGCCCGCGAGATCCTCGATTCCCGTGGCAACCCGACCGTAGAAGTTGAGGTTCTGCTCTCCGACGGCCAGATCGGCCGCGCAGCCGTTCCCTCCGGCGCTTCCACTGGTGAGCACGAGGCAGTCGAACTGCGTGACGGCGACAAGGGCCGTTACCTCGGCAAGGGCGTCCAGAAGGCTGTTGACGCCATCATCGACCAGATCGCTCCGGCCCTGACCGGTTTCGACGCCACCGACCAGCGCAGCATCGACCAGGCCATGCTGGACCTGGACGGCACCCCCAACAAGGGCAAGCTGGGCGCCAACGCGATCCTCGGCGTTTCCCTGGCCGTGGCGAATGCAGCTGCCGCTTCCGCGGACCTGCCCCTCTACAAGTACCTGGGCGGCCCCAACGCCCACGTCCTGCCCGTCCCGCTGATGAACATCCTCAACGGCGGCTCGCACGCCGACTCAGATGTGGACATCCAGGAATTCATGGTTGTCCCGCTGGGTGCAGAGACCTTCTCCGAGGGCCTGCGCTGGGGCGTGGAGGTCTACCACGCACTCAAATCTGTCCTGAAGGAAAAGGGCCTGGCCACCGGCCTCGGCGACGAAGGCGGCTTCGCGCCGAACCTGCCGTCCAACCGCGCAGCACTGGACCTGATCCAGGAAGCCATCAAGAACGCCGGCTACACCCCGGGCAAGGACATCGCCCTCGCCCTGGACGTGGCCTCCTCCGAGTTCTTCACCGATGGCGCCTACCAGTTCGAGGGCAAGTCGCTGAGCTCCGCCGAGATGAGCGCCTACTACACCGAACTCGTAGCCGATTACCCGCTGGTGTCCATCGAGGATCCGCTGGACGAGAACGACTGGGACGGGTGGAAGACCCTCACCGACGCCATCGGCGACAAGGTCCAGCTGGTGGGCGACGACCTGTTCGTCACCAACCCGTCCATCCTGCAGCGCGGCATCGACACGAAGACCGCAAACTCGCTGCTGGTCAAGGTCAACCAGATCGGCTCCCTGACCGAGACGCTGGACGCCGTCAGCCTGGCCCAGCGCGCCGGCTACACCACCATCACCTCGCACCGCTCAGGCGAGACTGAGGACACCACCATCGCCGATATCTCGGTAGCCACTAACGCCGGCCAGATCAAAACCGGCGCACCGGCACGCTCCGAGCGCGTTGCCAAGTACAACCAGCTGCTGCGCATTGAAGAGGAACTCGATGACGCCGCACGGTACGCGGGCCGCAGCGCGTTCCCGCGTTTCAAGGGCTAG
- a CDS encoding FtsB family cell division protein, whose translation MATRRPKVPKVAPARPAKDNDDGGDVIEADFGSGKEKAGLGVHPGRGGSNESGSASSGSASAGSARTGSAAAAKDGAGRPGGPARPKARTAAGGKGSSDVTGAGDPSMDEDQLPVPAKAFSGRMLALAVVMVAITIMLAPTVKIFFDKKAEIDALNADIAARGAEGDVLRQQVSRWQDPNYVKQQARDRINMVMPGETGYWVFGSDLPAGETSGHTGAAAQDPADLPWVDSLWESITRAATD comes from the coding sequence ATGGCTACCCGCCGTCCCAAAGTCCCCAAGGTTGCCCCCGCCCGCCCCGCAAAGGACAACGACGACGGCGGTGACGTCATCGAGGCGGATTTCGGCTCAGGCAAGGAGAAAGCAGGTCTGGGAGTCCATCCAGGCCGCGGCGGGAGCAATGAAAGCGGAAGTGCCTCTTCCGGAAGTGCCTCAGCCGGAAGCGCCAGGACAGGCAGCGCCGCGGCGGCCAAGGACGGTGCAGGCCGCCCCGGCGGGCCCGCCCGTCCGAAGGCCCGTACGGCGGCCGGTGGCAAGGGGAGCAGCGACGTCACCGGTGCCGGCGACCCTTCAATGGATGAGGATCAGCTACCCGTTCCGGCGAAGGCGTTTTCAGGCAGGATGCTGGCACTGGCCGTGGTGATGGTCGCCATCACCATCATGCTGGCGCCCACCGTCAAGATCTTCTTTGATAAAAAGGCCGAAATTGACGCGCTGAACGCCGACATCGCCGCCCGCGGGGCGGAAGGCGACGTGCTCCGCCAGCAGGTTTCCCGCTGGCAGGACCCCAACTACGTGAAACAGCAGGCCCGCGACCGCATTAACATGGTTATGCCGGGCGAAACCGGCTACTGGGTCTTCGGCAGTGATTTGCCCGCCGGGGAAACCAGTGGCCACACCGGTGCAGCAGCACAAGACCCCGCCGATCTGCCGTGGGTGGATTCCCTGTGGGAGTCCATCACGCGCGCGGCCACAGACTGA
- a CDS encoding DUF501 domain-containing protein codes for MEHNTAAAREESRQPSPKDLEVLSRQLGRPVRDVVEIPARCVCGNPLVAATAPRLSNGTPFPTTFYLTHPVITSAVSRLEAAGVMNDMNEQLAADPELAAAYRSAHDAYLAARDAIGQRSGIGAVPEIDGISAGGMPTRVKCLHVLVGQSLAAGPGVNPLGDEALLQIQEWWTADRCYCGGAWDTTGEAPSRDLSRHGPQGLPDIVGRPAPVRKSANPAEAAQ; via the coding sequence GTGGAACACAACACGGCAGCCGCCCGGGAGGAATCCCGCCAACCATCACCAAAGGATCTCGAAGTACTGAGCCGGCAGCTGGGGCGGCCGGTGCGTGACGTGGTGGAAATTCCTGCCCGCTGTGTCTGCGGCAACCCGCTCGTGGCGGCCACCGCTCCGCGCCTCAGCAACGGCACCCCGTTCCCCACCACCTTCTACCTGACGCACCCCGTGATCACCTCCGCGGTGTCCCGCCTCGAAGCGGCGGGCGTCATGAATGACATGAACGAGCAGCTGGCAGCGGATCCTGAACTCGCTGCCGCGTACCGGTCCGCCCACGACGCCTACCTCGCCGCACGTGACGCGATCGGCCAGCGGTCCGGCATCGGCGCAGTCCCCGAAATTGACGGCATTTCCGCCGGGGGCATGCCCACGCGCGTCAAATGCCTGCATGTCCTGGTGGGGCAATCCCTGGCGGCGGGCCCTGGCGTTAACCCGCTCGGGGACGAAGCGCTGCTTCAGATCCAGGAATGGTGGACCGCAGACAGGTGCTATTGCGGCGGTGCCTGGGACACCACCGGTGAGGCACCTTCCAGGGACCTTAGCCGGCACGGACCGCAGGGCCTGCCGGATATCGTCGGCCGCCCCGCACCCGTCCGTAAGTCCGCCAACCCTGCCGAGGCGGCACAATGA
- a CDS encoding Ppx/GppA phosphatase family protein: MTRVAAIDCGTNSIRLLIADIDRSNGTANLTDVVREMRVVRLGQGVDATGELAPEALERTFAATADYAQLIHEHGAKAVRFVATSASRDARNRDVFVDGIRNLLGVEPEVISGDEEAALSFAGASSVLPILDGHEVLVVDLGGGSTEFVLGTAEGVTAAKSVDIGCVRLTERHLRDDPPTAEQIAAAEADVDAAIARAGQDVPLERATAVVGVAGSITTITAHALRLPEYRPDAIHGTELPLDTVRAASTDLLGMVRSQRAGLPYMHPGRVDVIGAGGLVWRRILERLGTLSDGRITTATASEHDILDGIALSIG, encoded by the coding sequence ATGACCCGGGTAGCAGCCATCGACTGCGGCACCAACTCCATCCGCCTCCTCATTGCCGATATCGACCGCAGCAACGGCACCGCCAACCTCACCGACGTGGTGCGCGAAATGCGCGTGGTCCGGCTGGGCCAGGGTGTGGATGCCACCGGCGAGCTCGCCCCTGAAGCGCTGGAACGGACCTTCGCGGCAACAGCGGATTACGCGCAGCTGATCCATGAACACGGGGCGAAAGCTGTCCGGTTCGTAGCCACCTCCGCAAGCCGCGATGCCCGGAACCGGGACGTCTTCGTGGACGGCATCCGCAACCTGCTGGGAGTGGAACCGGAAGTGATTTCCGGGGACGAGGAAGCGGCGCTGTCCTTTGCCGGAGCCAGCAGTGTCCTGCCCATCCTTGACGGCCACGAAGTCCTGGTGGTGGACCTCGGCGGCGGAAGCACCGAGTTCGTCCTGGGCACGGCAGAAGGAGTCACGGCAGCGAAGTCGGTGGACATCGGATGCGTGCGCCTGACTGAACGGCATTTGCGGGACGACCCCCCAACCGCCGAACAGATAGCCGCTGCAGAAGCCGACGTGGACGCTGCCATCGCCCGTGCAGGACAGGACGTTCCCCTGGAACGCGCCACCGCCGTCGTCGGCGTTGCCGGCTCCATCACCACCATCACTGCCCACGCCCTGCGGTTGCCGGAATACCGGCCGGACGCGATCCACGGCACCGAACTGCCCCTCGACACCGTCCGCGCAGCCTCCACGGACCTTCTTGGAATGGTCCGGTCTCAGCGCGCCGGTCTGCCGTACATGCACCCGGGGCGGGTGGACGTTATTGGAGCCGGCGGACTGGTCTGGCGCCGGATCCTCGAGCGCCTGGGTACCCTCAGCGACGGGCGGATCACCACCGCAACGGCCAGCGAGCACGACATTCTCGACGGCATCGCCCTGAGCATCGGCTGA
- a CDS encoding S8 family serine peptidase produces MQIFTQPVLQRTGSAALALLLAACCLSTGLFSAPAAHADEWRDKQYWLAESGITKAWEVSKGAGVKVAIIDSGVDARHPDLKGALAGGYDASGSGQPDGQKSVGIKPEHGTLVATMLAGRGHQPASPTPTPTPTASPTPGLAGLAGLAPDGIIGVAPEAQILSVSTWLGSPNPSGKSDQDQIPEAVRWAVDNGAKVINISLGSTTPQWPQSWDAAFLYAEQKDVVIVAAAGNRVGGNTQVGAPATIPGVLTVAGLDRKGAASVDASSQGISIGVAAPAENLLGGLPGGGYAEWAGTSGSAPIVAGVAALIRSKWPDMTAKQVINRIVSTAKDAGVPGKDPLYGYGILNAEAALKDDVPEAKSNPLGSIAEWIRVHRRGNLATPVPLPTAEVPSAVPTLPEATVPAAEPPSQRDSAIGAAVVIGFALLFVAIIEAAAIQLRRAARNPALAGEDPETGVIEEVNSGQKS; encoded by the coding sequence ATGCAAATCTTCACTCAACCCGTGCTGCAGAGGACAGGGTCAGCGGCGCTTGCCCTCCTCCTCGCTGCCTGCTGCCTCAGTACCGGTCTCTTTTCCGCGCCCGCAGCCCACGCGGACGAATGGCGGGACAAGCAGTACTGGCTGGCAGAATCCGGCATCACTAAGGCCTGGGAGGTGTCCAAGGGTGCCGGCGTCAAAGTAGCCATCATTGACAGCGGCGTGGACGCCAGGCACCCGGACCTCAAGGGTGCGCTGGCAGGGGGGTACGATGCGTCGGGCTCGGGCCAGCCGGACGGGCAGAAAAGCGTGGGTATCAAGCCCGAACACGGCACCCTGGTGGCCACCATGCTCGCAGGACGCGGACACCAGCCTGCAAGCCCCACACCCACTCCCACCCCCACGGCCAGTCCCACTCCCGGATTGGCCGGACTGGCCGGGCTGGCGCCGGATGGGATCATAGGTGTTGCCCCGGAGGCACAAATCCTCTCGGTGTCCACCTGGCTTGGCTCACCAAACCCCTCCGGGAAAAGCGACCAGGACCAGATTCCCGAAGCCGTCCGGTGGGCGGTGGACAACGGCGCCAAAGTCATCAACATCTCGCTCGGCAGCACCACGCCGCAATGGCCACAGAGCTGGGACGCTGCCTTCCTCTACGCCGAGCAGAAAGACGTGGTGATCGTCGCCGCCGCCGGCAACCGGGTGGGCGGAAACACCCAAGTGGGCGCTCCGGCAACCATCCCCGGAGTCCTAACCGTCGCGGGCCTGGACCGCAAGGGGGCGGCCAGTGTCGACGCATCCTCGCAGGGCATCAGCATCGGCGTAGCAGCCCCGGCCGAAAACCTGTTGGGCGGCCTGCCCGGCGGCGGCTATGCCGAATGGGCGGGAACATCCGGATCCGCACCCATTGTTGCCGGCGTCGCGGCACTGATCCGGTCCAAGTGGCCCGACATGACCGCCAAGCAGGTCATCAACCGGATCGTGTCCACGGCCAAGGACGCGGGAGTGCCGGGCAAGGACCCCCTGTACGGCTACGGCATCCTGAATGCTGAGGCCGCGCTCAAGGACGACGTCCCGGAAGCCAAAAGCAACCCGCTGGGGTCCATCGCCGAATGGATCCGCGTCCACAGGCGCGGCAACCTGGCCACACCCGTCCCGCTTCCCACTGCTGAGGTGCCGAGCGCGGTGCCAACGCTTCCGGAAGCAACGGTGCCCGCGGCGGAGCCGCCTTCGCAGCGGGACAGCGCCATCGGCGCCGCCGTCGTGATCGGATTCGCCCTGCTTTTCGTGGCAATCATCGAGGCGGCGGCTATCCAGCTGCGGAGGGCAGCCAGGAACCCCGCCCTCGCCGGTGAGGACCCTGAAACGGGCGTCATCGAAGAGGTTAATTCGGGGCAGAAAAGCTAG
- a CDS encoding NAD(P)/FAD-dependent oxidoreductase, protein MATTPELQDRPRVLVVGGGYVGLYVALKLQKKIAKAGGIVTLVDPLPYMTYQPFLPEVAGGNIEARHAVVSHRQHLKQTELIQGRVTSIDHANRTAVVAPSDGGENFEVPYFDVVLAAGAITRTFPIKGLADKGIGLKTIEEAVALRNKVLERIEVASTMTDPAARAKALTFVVVGGGFAGIECITEMEDLARAAVRNNPRIKQEEVRFVLVEAMGRIMPEVTAKQAEWVVEHLRSRGIEVLLNTSLDSAEGTLKLINLPDKSPAQEFEADTLVWTAGVQANPMVRSTDFPLEPRGRVRVLPDLRVGGDEGIVDNAWAAGDIAAVPDLTGKGLPDGTCVPNAQHALRQAKRLAKNLWASRWEKQLKDYKHKNLGAVAGFGEWKGVANINLVGSIGLKGGLAWLAHRGYHGMAMPTFERKFRVIINWIISFFAGRDTTQLLDLDNPRGAFVAAAAPAPKPAPAPAPAPAAPAVPATGGSGSTAVKSKEAVTAEAK, encoded by the coding sequence ATGGCAACCACCCCAGAGCTCCAGGACCGTCCCAGGGTACTCGTCGTCGGCGGCGGGTACGTCGGCCTGTACGTAGCACTCAAACTGCAGAAGAAGATCGCGAAGGCAGGTGGCATCGTCACCCTCGTGGATCCACTGCCGTACATGACTTACCAGCCCTTCCTCCCGGAGGTGGCCGGCGGCAACATCGAGGCCCGCCACGCGGTGGTGTCCCACCGCCAGCATCTCAAGCAGACCGAACTGATCCAGGGCCGCGTAACATCGATCGACCATGCCAACCGCACGGCTGTGGTGGCTCCGTCGGACGGTGGAGAGAACTTTGAGGTTCCCTACTTCGACGTTGTCCTTGCCGCAGGCGCCATCACCCGCACGTTCCCCATCAAGGGCCTCGCGGACAAGGGCATCGGCCTCAAGACCATTGAGGAAGCTGTGGCATTGCGCAACAAGGTCCTGGAGCGCATTGAGGTCGCCTCCACCATGACCGATCCCGCAGCTCGCGCCAAGGCCCTCACGTTTGTGGTGGTCGGCGGTGGCTTCGCCGGCATCGAATGCATCACCGAGATGGAAGACCTCGCCCGCGCCGCGGTCCGCAACAACCCCCGCATCAAGCAGGAGGAAGTCCGCTTCGTCCTGGTGGAAGCGATGGGCCGGATCATGCCTGAGGTCACCGCAAAGCAGGCCGAATGGGTTGTGGAGCACCTGCGCAGCCGCGGCATTGAGGTTCTGCTGAACACCTCGCTGGACAGCGCCGAAGGCACGCTCAAGCTCATCAACCTCCCGGACAAGTCCCCTGCCCAGGAGTTCGAAGCTGACACCCTCGTGTGGACCGCCGGTGTGCAGGCCAACCCCATGGTCCGCTCCACCGACTTCCCGCTGGAGCCCCGCGGACGCGTCCGCGTCCTTCCGGACCTGCGCGTTGGCGGCGACGAAGGCATCGTGGACAACGCCTGGGCAGCCGGTGACATCGCCGCTGTTCCGGACCTCACCGGCAAGGGCCTGCCGGACGGCACCTGCGTCCCCAACGCCCAGCACGCGCTGCGCCAGGCCAAGCGCCTCGCGAAGAACCTGTGGGCCTCGCGTTGGGAGAAGCAGCTGAAGGACTACAAGCACAAGAACCTCGGTGCTGTGGCCGGCTTCGGCGAGTGGAAGGGTGTCGCCAACATCAACCTGGTGGGCAGCATCGGACTCAAGGGCGGCCTCGCCTGGCTGGCCCACCGCGGCTACCATGGCATGGCCATGCCCACGTTTGAACGCAAGTTCCGGGTGATCATCAACTGGATCATCAGCTTCTTCGCCGGACGCGACACCACCCAGCTTCTGGACCTGGACAATCCGCGCGGTGCGTTCGTCGCTGCCGCCGCTCCGGCTCCCAAGCCCGCCCCCGCCCCCGCCCCCGCGCCTGCAGCCCCAGCCGTCCCGGCCACCGGCGGTAGCGGTTCCACGGCAGTGAAATCGAAGGAAGCAGTCACGGCCGAGGCCAAGTAG
- a CDS encoding N-acetyltransferase — MTAEKNLQALLAGMHPIQRDGEYVYALWPHGRLLAAGIEAAVREAEGLTVVLPRAEADRQGLTYDFVGAWITLEIHSALEAVGLTAAVSRALTEARISCNVLAGFHHDHLLVPVADAPRAMEVLAELSAHNRQAPRPELLLRSETPEDRDAIIALAADAFAMSPATGLPAKGEPVEAKVLRALFGAKEYLPRFSLVAVLEGEIVGHVISSRGWVGDHELLGLGPIGVTPRLQRQGIGSALVNETIARANAAGESGIALLGSPDYYSRFGFVPAASLGVQAPEADWGDHFQLLPLALWPGGVRGMFRYAEPFTLL; from the coding sequence ATGACTGCTGAAAAGAACCTGCAGGCACTCCTGGCAGGGATGCATCCCATTCAGCGTGACGGTGAATACGTCTACGCGCTGTGGCCGCATGGACGGCTACTGGCAGCGGGTATTGAGGCCGCAGTCCGCGAAGCGGAAGGGCTGACAGTAGTGCTGCCGCGTGCTGAGGCGGACAGGCAGGGGCTCACGTACGACTTCGTCGGTGCCTGGATCACCCTTGAGATCCACTCAGCACTTGAGGCGGTTGGCCTGACCGCCGCCGTCAGCAGGGCGTTGACCGAAGCCAGGATCAGTTGCAACGTGCTCGCCGGTTTCCACCACGATCACCTGCTGGTACCGGTGGCGGATGCGCCGCGGGCCATGGAGGTCCTTGCTGAGCTTTCCGCGCACAACAGGCAGGCGCCGCGCCCGGAGCTGTTGTTGCGCAGTGAGACGCCGGAGGACCGGGACGCGATCATTGCCCTGGCTGCAGACGCCTTCGCCATGTCACCGGCCACGGGGCTTCCCGCAAAGGGAGAGCCGGTGGAGGCGAAAGTGCTGCGTGCACTCTTTGGCGCCAAAGAGTATCTCCCAAGGTTCAGCCTGGTGGCGGTCCTGGAGGGGGAGATCGTTGGCCATGTCATCAGTTCCCGTGGATGGGTGGGGGACCACGAACTCCTTGGCCTCGGACCCATCGGCGTAACTCCCAGGCTCCAGCGGCAGGGGATTGGGTCCGCCCTCGTGAACGAGACCATCGCGAGGGCGAACGCCGCGGGGGAGAGTGGAATCGCCCTGCTGGGCAGCCCTGACTACTACTCCCGGTTCGGCTTTGTTCCTGCTGCCTCCCTCGGTGTGCAGGCACCGGAAGCTGATTGGGGCGACCATTTCCAGCTGCTGCCCCTGGCACTCTGGCCAGGTGGAGTCCGCGGGATGTTTCGGTATGCCGAACCATTCACGCTTCTCTGA